The following coding sequences lie in one Brachionichthys hirsutus isolate HB-005 chromosome 15, CSIRO-AGI_Bhir_v1, whole genome shotgun sequence genomic window:
- the LOC137904618 gene encoding purine nucleoside phosphorylase-like, with protein sequence MERKPQRPASENTSAAGNGGPETPSASRLIMSKLVSCNGYEECQAVADWLRSNTDVRPTVGIVCGSGLGGLAKMLKDPQIFKYSDIPNFPQSTVRGHAGQLVFGTLKGKSCVCMQGRFHLYEGYPVQKITLPIRVFRLLGVETMILTNAAGGLNQDYKVGDVMIIKDHINLPGFAGNNPLSGPNDERFGVRFPCMSDAYDRKLRQLTLDVASELGCSDFLREGVYCVLGGPSFETIAECRMLHQLGADAVGMSTVHEVIVARHAGMRCLALSLISNQAVMDYDSQQKANHAEVLETGRLRAEQLQNLVSVLVGRLEQNNNS encoded by the exons ATGGAGCGGAAACCTCAGCGTCCCGCGTCGGAGAACACGAGCGCTGCGGGGAACGGCGGGCCTGAGACTCCGTCTGCGTCGCGGCTCATCATGTCCAAGCTCGTTTCTTG cAATGGCTATGAGGAGTGTCAGGCTGTAGCCGATTGGCTGCGGTCGAACACAGACGTGCGACCCACTGTGGGAATCGTGTGCGGTTCGGGCTTGGGGGGGCTGGCCAAGATGCTCAAGGACCCCCAGATCTTCAAATACAGTGACATTCCCAACTTCCCACAGAGCACAG TGCGTGGACATGCAGGCCAGCTGGTGTTTGGGACACTTAAAGGGAAGtcctgtgtctgcatgcaggGAAGGTTCCACTTATACGAGGGCTACCCCGTCCAGAAG ATCACGCTGCCCATACGTGTCTTCAGGCTCCTGGGCGTGGAGACAATGATCCTGACCAACGCAGCCGGAGGCCTCAACCAGGACTACAAGGTGGGAGACGTGATGATCATTAAGGACCACATCAACCTACCGGGGTTCGCTGGAAACAACCCGCTGTCTGGACCAAACGACGAAcg GTTCGGCGTCCGCTTCCCCTGCATGTCCGACGCCTACGACCGTAAGCTGCGGCAGCTGACCCTGGATGTGGCGTCGGAGCTGGGCTGCAGTGACTTCCTGCGTGAGGGGGTGTACTGCGTCCTGGGAGGGCCGTCCTTTGAAACCATCGCCGAGTGTCGCATGTTGCACCAGCTTGGTGCTGATGCTGTTG GGATGAGCACAGTCCACGAGGTGATCGTCGCCCGCCACGCTGGCATGCGTTGCCTCGCGCTGTCGCTGATCAGCAACCAGGCGGTGATGGACTACGACAGCCAGCAAAAAGCCAACCATGCAGAAGTCCTGGAGACCGGAAGGCTGCGGGCCGAGCAGCTGCAGAATCTGGTGTCGGTCCTGGTGGGTCGACTGgagcaaaacaacaactccTGA